Proteins encoded together in one Candidatus Kaiserbacteria bacterium window:
- a CDS encoding response regulator, giving the protein MSGKTTYSILFVDDDDFLIDMYSLKFSQAGHKIQTAQSTDAALEKLHEEGYTPDAVLFDLVMPKKDGFELLKEIRSQNLVPDAALIVLSNQSERENIDKAKALGATGHIIKANAIPSEVLQIVEEAVAQRKE; this is encoded by the coding sequence ATGTCAGGAAAAACAACATATAGCATATTATTTGTAGATGACGATGACTTTCTTATAGATATGTACAGCTTGAAATTTTCTCAAGCTGGTCACAAAATCCAAACGGCACAAAGCACTGATGCTGCATTAGAGAAGTTACATGAAGAGGGGTATACACCTGATGCGGTGCTCTTCGACCTCGTTATGCCCAAAAAGGATGGATTCGAATTACTAAAAGAAATAAGGAGTCAAAATCTTGTACCTGATGCTGCACTTATCGTCCTTTCAAACCAAAGTGAGCGAGAAAATATTGATAAGGCCAAAGCACTGGGGGCAACAGGACATATTATTAAAGCAAATGCCATCCCCTCGGAGGTACTACAGATTGTTGAAGAGGCTGTTGCACAGAGAAAAGAGTAA
- a CDS encoding DUF2807 domain-containing protein, which produces MKKVVNIAIGGIVFSIEEDAYATLSTYLETIRGHFQAADAQGEIVDDIELGIAEKFSKKSKGSVIRSTDVEAIISEMGTIADFKEMDEGAVDATAAESDEKPRKKLYRNVDDQIIAGVASGIASYFGIDPVFVRLTFVIAIFLNGVGILAYLVLWLVMPAAETLSQKLEMKGEPVTLHEFEKMVKDKIPDDAAERTSAVTRFLKIPFEILGGILRFIGRVLRNIGPIARMIIGAVVILVSASAVVGFSIALTGLHFSINSGIFELPVREFLDGSTYFGALASLYALALIPAAVGVLLGAALLKMVSKYTGVIIGALAVVWLVALFSVGHTVSSSVPEYKAYFDNMATVEHIHELEAFTDVSVFSGDNVTIQEGDTYEIVVSGKEASVARRTFEVHGGELVINDEQHSVCIGCFNRPVDIVVTTPTLEAINASHGAKVTAAQFEAETFSVILRHSADLELDIVADKLVADIAHSSELVLEGLVDELTVEAVYSSHIDTSNLENEKTSMELRHSSSADIGITEVLNVTTRYSSSARYDGDPQLTQDTSNSSSFKKKF; this is translated from the coding sequence ATGAAAAAAGTAGTTAATATCGCAATAGGGGGAATAGTGTTTTCAATAGAAGAGGATGCTTACGCAACACTTTCAACATATCTTGAGACAATCCGTGGGCACTTTCAAGCTGCTGACGCACAGGGCGAGATAGTAGATGACATAGAACTCGGTATTGCAGAAAAGTTTAGCAAAAAGAGCAAGGGGTCTGTTATTCGCAGTACTGATGTAGAAGCGATTATTTCAGAAATGGGCACCATTGCAGATTTTAAAGAAATGGATGAGGGGGCAGTAGATGCTACTGCAGCAGAAAGCGACGAAAAACCTCGCAAGAAATTATATCGAAATGTTGATGATCAAATAATTGCTGGTGTTGCCTCAGGAATTGCGTCCTATTTTGGCATTGACCCAGTATTTGTTCGGTTAACATTCGTGATAGCGATATTCCTCAATGGAGTCGGTATACTCGCGTACCTTGTATTGTGGCTTGTCATGCCAGCGGCTGAGACACTCTCGCAGAAATTAGAGATGAAAGGGGAGCCGGTTACGCTGCATGAATTTGAAAAGATGGTGAAGGATAAGATTCCCGACGATGCTGCAGAGCGTACGTCTGCAGTAACACGGTTCCTTAAGATTCCGTTTGAGATTTTAGGCGGCATACTTAGGTTCATTGGCAGGGTGTTACGAAACATTGGGCCTATTGCACGCATGATCATTGGTGCCGTTGTTATATTAGTGAGTGCGTCAGCTGTCGTTGGTTTTTCTATCGCACTGACGGGCCTACACTTCAGTATCAACTCGGGTATTTTTGAGCTTCCTGTCCGCGAATTTCTTGACGGCTCAACATACTTTGGGGCACTCGCATCACTCTATGCACTTGCGCTTATTCCAGCTGCAGTTGGTGTGTTGCTTGGCGCGGCTCTGTTGAAGATGGTGAGCAAGTATACTGGCGTAATTATCGGAGCACTTGCCGTAGTATGGTTAGTTGCTCTGTTTAGCGTTGGCCATACTGTTTCTAGTAGTGTGCCAGAATACAAAGCGTACTTCGATAACATGGCGACAGTAGAGCACATACACGAGCTCGAGGCGTTTACCGATGTATCCGTATTCTCAGGAGACAATGTCACCATACAAGAAGGGGATACATACGAAATTGTTGTTTCAGGAAAAGAAGCGAGTGTTGCGCGAAGAACATTTGAGGTACATGGCGGTGAACTCGTTATAAACGACGAACAGCACAGCGTATGCATTGGCTGTTTTAACCGTCCAGTCGATATAGTAGTAACAACACCTACACTCGAGGCCATCAATGCTTCTCACGGTGCGAAAGTTACTGCGGCGCAGTTCGAAGCTGAAACATTCTCTGTGATACTGAGGCATTCTGCTGATCTCGAACTCGATATTGTTGCTGACAAATTGGTAGCGGATATAGCCCACTCATCTGAGCTGGTTCTTGAAGGTTTGGTAGACGAGCTAACAGTAGAAGCCGTGTATTCATCACACATTGATACCTCTAATCTTGAAAACGAGAAAACTTCTATGGAGCTACGACACTCGAGTAGTGCTGACATAGGGATTACCGAGGTACTTAATGTAACTACTCGTTACAGTAGCAGCGCACGATACGATGGCGACCCACAGCTCACACAGGACACATCGAATTCTTCAAGTTTTAAGAAAAAGTTCTAA
- a CDS encoding type II secretion system F family protein: protein MALFYYTAVDRENKERKGSIDAINKDVAITALQRRGLTLSSINPAESSSIFDMRLTFFERVKNKDIVILSRQITTLFEAQVSALRAFRLLSAESTSPLLQDKLGEVANDIQSGSTIADALGKHPKIFSSFYVEMVRAGEETGRLGEAFEFLADYLDRTYAVTSKARNALIYPAFVIMTFVAVMVLMLTTVIPRLSDILLESGQDIPVYTKVVIGFSQFLTNYFWLFGIGILFGVGLIYRFLQTESGKQRMARARLQIPYLGDLYRKLYMSRIADSLSTTLSSGIQLVRGMEISAAVVGDPAYDEILKSVAQEIQSGRPASEVMAEYSEFPGIVIAMIKVGEETGDLSNILKTMAKFYQREVSNAVDTLVSLIEPMMIVLMGLGVGLLLASVLVPIYNISAGL from the coding sequence ATGGCACTTTTTTACTACACAGCAGTTGATAGGGAGAATAAGGAAAGAAAAGGTAGCATAGATGCTATTAATAAGGATGTTGCAATCACCGCACTGCAACGTCGTGGGCTGACTTTGTCGTCAATTAATCCTGCAGAATCAAGTTCGATATTTGATATGCGGCTCACGTTTTTTGAACGTGTTAAGAACAAAGACATCGTTATTTTATCTCGGCAAATAACTACATTATTTGAGGCTCAAGTCTCAGCTCTTCGAGCGTTCCGATTACTTTCTGCAGAATCCACCAGTCCTTTACTGCAAGATAAGCTGGGGGAGGTAGCAAACGATATACAAAGTGGTTCTACAATTGCCGATGCATTAGGCAAGCATCCAAAAATATTTAGTTCGTTTTATGTAGAGATGGTGCGCGCTGGGGAGGAAACAGGAAGGCTCGGTGAAGCGTTTGAATTTCTTGCTGATTATCTCGATAGGACGTATGCAGTGACCTCTAAAGCTCGTAATGCACTCATTTACCCTGCTTTTGTCATAATGACTTTCGTTGCGGTAATGGTGCTTATGCTCACCACCGTGATTCCACGGCTTTCAGATATTTTGCTGGAAAGCGGACAGGATATTCCCGTATACACAAAAGTTGTGATTGGTTTTTCACAATTTCTTACTAATTATTTTTGGTTGTTTGGCATAGGAATACTGTTTGGCGTGGGGTTAATTTATCGATTCTTACAAACCGAGTCTGGAAAACAGAGAATGGCACGTGCACGCCTACAGATTCCATATCTCGGTGATTTGTATAGAAAGTTATATATGTCGCGTATTGCAGACAGTTTGAGCACGACACTTTCAAGTGGTATTCAACTCGTGCGTGGTATGGAGATAAGTGCTGCTGTCGTCGGGGATCCAGCGTATGACGAAATTCTTAAAAGTGTTGCACAAGAAATACAAAGTGGGCGTCCTGCGTCAGAGGTAATGGCAGAGTACAGTGAATTCCCCGGAATCGTTATAGCTATGATCAAAGTGGGTGAGGAGACAGGCGATTTAAGTAACATCCTTAAGACTATGGCTAAGTTTTATCAGCGAGAGGTTTCAAACGCTGTTGACACCTTAGTATCACTCATTGAACCTATGATGATAGTACTTATGGGGCTTGGAGTAGGTCTTTTACTTGCGTCAGTGCTTGTTCCTATCTACAATATCTCCGCTGGACTCTAG
- the pilM gene encoding type IV pilus assembly protein PilM: MGILDKIRSSLTSSQKGRSGSVIGVDIGSSSIKVVQLRQEKGRAVLETYGEIALGPYAGTEVGRATHLQPSELAKALTDLMTEANVTATDSGVSVPFSASLTSVIEMPKMDQAQLEHMIPLEARKYIPANINEVMLDWFIIPDDPAQEEWSRSRSGDTQKAPEDSGKTEVLLVAIHNEILNNFQTITKEAGLNVGFYELEIFGAVRSSLSHGIAPVMVVDIGAATTKVYIVERGIIRFSHLINQGSQDLTLGISRALGWNFERSERAKREQGLVVREGVEQAQDKQVKEALLSTLGRIFSDVNRVLLSYEKKYGRNISRVVLAGGGASLYGLPEYAGELVSVDVERSNPFGRVQTPAFLEDVLVEVGPEFAVAVGMALRKMQG; encoded by the coding sequence ATGGGAATACTAGACAAAATACGTAGTTCTTTAACGAGCTCCCAAAAGGGGCGTTCGGGCAGTGTTATTGGGGTCGACATCGGTTCGTCTTCAATAAAAGTAGTACAGCTGCGACAAGAGAAAGGACGTGCCGTTCTTGAAACGTATGGAGAGATAGCACTTGGTCCGTATGCAGGCACTGAAGTAGGGCGTGCGACACATCTACAGCCAAGTGAACTTGCTAAAGCGCTTACTGATCTTATGACAGAGGCAAATGTAACTGCAACGGACTCAGGTGTTTCGGTGCCATTTTCTGCAAGTCTTACGTCTGTGATTGAGATGCCTAAAATGGATCAAGCACAACTAGAGCATATGATTCCATTGGAGGCGCGTAAGTATATTCCAGCAAACATCAATGAAGTAATGCTTGACTGGTTTATTATTCCCGATGATCCAGCACAAGAAGAATGGTCACGCTCGCGCAGTGGCGATACACAAAAAGCTCCAGAAGACTCAGGAAAAACAGAAGTGCTTCTTGTTGCGATTCATAACGAAATACTCAATAATTTTCAAACAATTACTAAAGAAGCTGGACTAAACGTTGGGTTCTATGAACTTGAGATTTTTGGTGCAGTTCGCTCCTCACTCTCTCATGGAATTGCTCCGGTTATGGTTGTGGACATTGGGGCAGCAACAACAAAAGTGTACATTGTCGAACGCGGTATTATTCGTTTTTCTCACTTGATAAATCAGGGTTCTCAAGATCTGACACTTGGTATTTCTCGTGCGCTAGGATGGAACTTTGAACGTTCAGAACGCGCAAAAAGAGAGCAGGGTCTTGTAGTTCGAGAAGGTGTTGAACAAGCACAAGATAAGCAGGTAAAAGAGGCTTTGTTATCAACACTGGGACGTATTTTTTCCGATGTTAATCGCGTACTATTAAGCTACGAGAAGAAGTATGGACGCAACATTTCGCGTGTCGTACTGGCAGGAGGAGGAGCGAGCCTGTATGGACTTCCAGAATATGCAGGTGAGCTCGTAAGTGTTGATGTTGAACGAAGTAATCCATTCGGAAGGGTTCAAACACCAGCATTTCTAGAAGACGTACTCGTAGAAGTAGGGCCCGAATTTGCTGTTGCGGTTGGTATGGCACTACGAAAGATGCAGGGATAG
- a CDS encoding PilT/PilU family type 4a pilus ATPase: MESNSSLKKFINVLINEGGSDLHLSAGSHPTIRVAGSLISLVKEPILTGKETLALLEVMVSAKDRDRFLEEKELDFSYQLEDGNRFRCNAFSQRGDTGIAMRLIPREIRTVAELNLPPILESFARRTQGFFLVVGPVGQGKTTTLASLIELINQERAEHIVTIEDPIEYVFEAKRSLIDQREVKIDTKDFATALRGAFRQDIDVLFIGEMRGPETMAAAVTAAETGHLVFSTLHTNNASQTVNRIIDSFPGDQQNQIRLQLASSLAGIFSQRLIPRIGGGLVPAYELLVANKAVSNLIRESRTHELDTVIETGAKDGMIDMNRSLAELVARGEISADSAYQFSINPKVLDRLL, translated from the coding sequence ATGGAGTCCAACAGTTCATTAAAGAAGTTTATAAATGTCCTTATAAATGAGGGTGGTTCTGATTTACACTTATCTGCAGGATCGCACCCTACTATTAGAGTTGCTGGTTCACTAATATCTCTCGTAAAAGAACCCATTCTTACTGGAAAGGAGACGCTTGCACTGCTGGAGGTTATGGTATCTGCAAAAGATAGAGACCGATTTCTCGAAGAGAAAGAATTGGACTTTTCGTATCAGCTGGAAGACGGCAATCGATTCCGTTGCAATGCTTTTTCCCAACGAGGAGATACAGGAATTGCGATGCGTCTCATTCCTCGAGAAATCCGTACCGTTGCCGAATTAAACTTACCACCAATTCTTGAAAGCTTTGCTCGGCGAACGCAAGGTTTCTTCCTTGTAGTTGGACCAGTAGGGCAAGGTAAAACAACGACACTTGCTTCTTTAATTGAGCTTATAAATCAAGAGCGAGCCGAACACATTGTCACGATAGAAGATCCAATTGAATATGTATTTGAAGCGAAACGATCTCTTATTGACCAACGTGAAGTAAAGATTGATACCAAAGATTTTGCAACTGCACTACGGGGTGCGTTTAGACAGGATATTGATGTTTTGTTTATTGGTGAAATGCGTGGTCCCGAAACTATGGCGGCAGCAGTGACAGCAGCGGAAACAGGGCATTTAGTATTTTCAACACTACACACAAACAACGCATCACAAACAGTGAATCGGATTATAGACTCATTTCCTGGTGATCAGCAAAATCAAATTCGATTGCAGCTCGCCTCATCTCTTGCTGGCATTTTCTCACAACGACTTATTCCGCGTATTGGGGGTGGTTTAGTACCTGCATACGAATTGCTGGTAGCAAACAAAGCAGTCTCAAATCTTATTCGGGAAAGTCGAACACACGAACTCGACACAGTTATAGAAACAGGAGCTAAGGATGGAATGATTGATATGAACCGCTCATTAGCTGAACTGGTTGCACGAGGTGAAATTAGTGCTGATAGTGCATATCAATTCTCAATCAATCCAAAAGTACTTGATAGACTTCTGTAA
- a CDS encoding ComF family protein: MLSRILSLLFPPTRIEILVSNTEYLSPHPANVRTLRGSIVLTCTHYDDTSANAAIKLLKKHGSVQAAKLLAQLLYDTLLEELSDIEIWNPKHIILIPMPLSPKRKRERGFNQITKVCAQLPAELRSCVVTDVLLQTKHVPMQKTLAREQRLKNVAGIFSISRPEKVRGAHVILIDDVITTGATMDEAIKTFEEIGVSVTAVALARA; encoded by the coding sequence ATGTTATCTAGAATTCTTTCCTTACTGTTTCCACCTACTCGCATAGAAATACTCGTGTCGAATACGGAGTATCTATCGCCGCATCCAGCAAACGTACGGACTCTACGCGGCTCTATTGTACTTACCTGTACACATTACGATGATACATCCGCTAATGCAGCTATCAAACTACTAAAAAAGCATGGTTCGGTACAAGCAGCGAAACTTCTTGCCCAGTTACTGTACGACACGCTTCTTGAAGAGCTGTCTGACATAGAAATATGGAATCCGAAACACATCATTCTTATACCTATGCCGCTCTCTCCAAAAAGAAAACGTGAGCGCGGATTTAACCAAATTACAAAAGTCTGTGCACAACTTCCGGCGGAGCTCCGCTCATGTGTCGTTACCGATGTCCTTCTTCAAACAAAGCATGTGCCTATGCAGAAAACGCTCGCGCGAGAACAACGTCTTAAGAATGTCGCAGGTATCTTTAGTATTTCCCGTCCAGAAAAAGTGCGCGGGGCGCATGTCATACTCATAGACGACGTCATCACAACAGGAGCAACGATGGACGAGGCTATCAAAACATTTGAAGAAATCGGCGTATCAGTTACCGCAGTCGCACTCGCTCGAGCATAA
- a CDS encoding VOC family protein produces MKTLKNSITKLDFVGIPSTDAERSRAFYVDTLGLRPDPKATYEFWIGDTCFGIWEPEKIGMKFEPQKNAHLALHVENVAEARKELEAKGIEFAGEIMDTGGCYMALFTDPDGNDLMLHCAHN; encoded by the coding sequence ATGAAGACACTAAAAAATTCAATAACTAAACTTGATTTTGTCGGTATACCCTCTACCGACGCTGAGCGTTCGAGAGCTTTTTACGTCGACACACTTGGTTTGCGTCCCGACCCTAAGGCTACATATGAATTTTGGATTGGCGACACCTGTTTCGGTATCTGGGAACCAGAAAAGATTGGCATGAAATTCGAACCTCAAAAGAATGCTCATCTAGCACTTCATGTTGAAAACGTAGCTGAAGCTCGTAAAGAGCTTGAAGCCAAGGGAATAGAATTTGCTGGAGAAATCATGGACACTGGTGGTTGCTATATGGCCTTATTTACTGATCCCGATGGCAATGACTTGATGTTGCACTGCGCACATAACTAG
- a CDS encoding MFS transporter → MLPRLYKGRKSQVLSALTLNDAAFWGSDVFVGVIFALYITQNIEGGTAIHVGLVFGLYRAIRALSAIPIGQYLDDRKGHIDEYYTLLSSGLLVGFTYLALFFATDLWHIYAGMIAIGIGHALDISAWRILFYGNIPEKNEGEVMGIYETVMQVVYGLAIIVAGFVGEIFGFEWTLFFAGIFTILSSIVLLAVHGKTKRM, encoded by the coding sequence ATGCTTCCTCGTTTATACAAAGGCAGGAAATCTCAGGTTCTTTCAGCACTGACGCTTAACGACGCAGCCTTTTGGGGCTCCGATGTGTTTGTCGGCGTTATTTTTGCATTGTACATTACTCAAAATATCGAAGGTGGTACCGCTATTCATGTTGGATTAGTTTTTGGTTTATACAGAGCTATTCGCGCACTTTCTGCTATACCTATTGGCCAATATCTCGATGACCGAAAAGGACACATTGATGAGTACTACACTCTCCTCTCTTCTGGATTACTGGTTGGATTTACCTATCTTGCTCTCTTTTTTGCAACGGACCTCTGGCATATATACGCAGGAATGATTGCCATAGGAATTGGGCACGCGCTCGATATTTCAGCATGGCGAATTTTATTTTACGGTAATATTCCTGAAAAGAATGAGGGTGAAGTTATGGGGATATACGAAACAGTCATGCAGGTAGTGTATGGGCTCGCTATTATCGTTGCCGGATTTGTTGGAGAAATATTTGGATTTGAATGGACACTCTTCTTCGCCGGAATCTTCACCATATTGAGTAGCATTGTTTTGCTCGCAGTACACGGGAAAACAAAACGAATGTAG
- a CDS encoding type II secretion system protein codes for MNFFTKKDRGFTLIELLVVIAIIGILSSVVLASLNSAREKSRDARRIGDIKQLQLALEMYYDSNNGYPSTTAALVPSYIPVEPSDPQTSAAYTYEVSGTSNYVLRTTLESSHSALGSDIDGTPLSTTLCDDAVAPFYYCVQP; via the coding sequence ATGAATTTCTTTACTAAAAAAGACCGTGGTTTCACTCTCATCGAACTTTTGGTGGTGATTGCAATCATTGGTATCCTCTCTTCTGTGGTACTTGCCTCTCTAAACAGTGCACGTGAGAAATCTCGTGATGCTCGACGTATTGGAGACATTAAGCAGTTACAACTAGCACTTGAAATGTACTATGACTCAAACAACGGTTATCCATCAACAACCGCTGCTTTGGTTCCTTCCTACATTCCAGTTGAGCCAAGTGATCCACAAACAAGCGCAGCGTATACGTATGAAGTAAGTGGTACTTCAAACTATGTACTTCGTACAACATTAGAATCAAGCCATAGCGCTTTGGGGTCTGATATCGACGGAACTCCTCTCTCAACCACTTTGTGTGATGACGCTGTAGCTCCTTTCTACTACTGTGTACAACCGTAG
- a CDS encoding type II/IV secretion system protein, whose product MGNTLMQGLVAQKVLSQEDAEIVLENAKARGVPLEDALREVGVSQESILAAKAGTSGIPTRVLETDSIPFEILEHIPEESARHYSMVPLGIVEGILEVGMIEPDDMEAIDALNFLARKKGLPYKVFLISEADLQDVLKMYNSLGGEVGRALTELESELTEDQRNIQEAIDEQEEGNDTFIKEDAPVIKIVATILRYAVDGRASDVHIERTDKMVKVRFRVDGILHTSLTLPVNVHQAIVARIKVLSSMRLDERRKPQDGRFSAKIGGHRIDFRVSTFPASNGEKIVMRILDREKGFIPLDELGLTPDNLDQIRKAIARPHGLILVSGPTGSGKSTTLYSMLSELDRETKNVLSLEDPVEYFMEGVSQSQVRPEIGYTFATGLRTTLRQDPDVIMVGEIRDAETAKLAVQAALTGHLVLSTIHTNSAIGVIPRLVDMGVDPFLIAPTLVLAVAQRLVRKVCPGAGDEKPMNESVKAMIEKQFADLDDTYKPEIPATYYEAKPTEECPNGLRGRLAVFELLPMTAELEHQVLTDPSEDKVQHIARKGGMLSMKEDAILKSFSGQIPFTEANKLGGALLAEKVMIDDDFEDETVAHNKIRPTEEEKMLNES is encoded by the coding sequence ATGGGGAACACCCTCATGCAAGGATTAGTGGCACAAAAAGTCCTCTCTCAAGAGGATGCTGAAATTGTATTAGAAAATGCAAAAGCACGTGGTGTTCCCCTAGAAGACGCATTGCGAGAAGTAGGAGTGTCACAGGAAAGTATTTTAGCTGCGAAAGCCGGTACGTCAGGAATACCAACGCGTGTGTTAGAGACTGACTCTATCCCGTTTGAAATTTTAGAGCATATACCTGAGGAGTCAGCACGGCATTACTCAATGGTTCCTCTTGGTATCGTAGAGGGAATTCTTGAAGTTGGAATGATAGAGCCAGATGATATGGAGGCAATTGATGCCTTAAATTTTTTAGCTCGTAAGAAAGGCCTCCCGTACAAAGTATTTCTTATTTCCGAAGCTGACTTACAAGATGTACTTAAAATGTACAATTCCCTAGGCGGTGAGGTTGGGAGGGCACTGACTGAACTCGAATCGGAATTGACTGAAGACCAGCGAAATATCCAGGAGGCTATTGATGAACAAGAAGAGGGGAATGATACTTTTATAAAAGAGGACGCACCGGTTATTAAAATTGTTGCGACTATTTTGCGGTATGCCGTTGATGGGCGAGCGTCTGACGTTCATATCGAGCGGACAGATAAAATGGTGAAAGTGCGTTTTCGTGTAGATGGTATTTTACACACCTCTTTAACACTTCCCGTTAATGTCCACCAAGCGATTGTTGCGCGTATTAAGGTACTTTCTTCAATGAGATTGGACGAGAGGCGTAAACCCCAAGATGGGCGTTTTTCTGCAAAGATAGGAGGGCACAGAATCGATTTTCGTGTCTCTACGTTCCCAGCGTCAAATGGAGAGAAGATCGTAATGCGTATTCTTGACCGTGAGAAAGGATTTATTCCGCTTGATGAGTTGGGTCTGACACCGGACAATCTCGATCAAATTCGCAAAGCGATTGCTCGTCCTCACGGTTTGATTCTCGTATCTGGTCCGACGGGTTCAGGTAAGTCAACCACACTGTATTCTATGCTTTCAGAGCTCGATAGAGAAACAAAGAATGTCCTCTCACTTGAAGACCCAGTTGAATATTTTATGGAAGGAGTTAGTCAGTCGCAGGTGCGTCCTGAAATTGGGTACACGTTTGCCACAGGGCTGCGCACAACACTTCGACAAGACCCCGATGTAATTATGGTAGGAGAGATTCGCGATGCTGAAACCGCGAAGCTTGCAGTGCAGGCTGCACTGACCGGACATCTCGTGCTTTCAACTATTCACACAAACTCAGCGATTGGTGTTATTCCACGACTGGTAGACATGGGAGTTGATCCGTTCCTTATCGCACCAACGCTAGTTCTTGCTGTCGCACAACGTTTGGTACGTAAGGTGTGCCCTGGTGCAGGCGATGAGAAGCCAATGAATGAAAGCGTCAAAGCTATGATTGAGAAGCAGTTTGCCGATTTAGATGACACATACAAACCAGAGATTCCTGCTACGTACTACGAGGCAAAACCAACTGAAGAATGCCCAAACGGGTTACGTGGACGTCTTGCGGTGTTTGAATTGTTGCCTATGACCGCAGAACTTGAACACCAGGTGCTCACTGATCCATCAGAAGATAAGGTACAGCACATTGCCAGAAAGGGAGGAATGCTTTCAATGAAAGAAGATGCAATCTTGAAGTCGTTTAGCGGACAGATTCCATTTACAGAAGCCAACAAGCTCGGTGGTGCATTGTTGGCAGAGAAGGTGATGATAGACGATGATTTTGAAGATGAGACAGTTGCACACAATAAGATACGACCAACTGAAGAAGAGAAAATGCTGAACGAAAGTTAG
- a CDS encoding prepilin peptidase: protein MTFELLILAVLGVIVGSFLNVFILRLNTGRSNSGRSGCMSCGAQLTWKELIPLFSYAAQSGRCRSCGSSISHQYWMVELSTAVLFVLVGIQHVGLFEGATLLFVVSLLVIIAAYDFRHTIIPNKIVYIFLAVTFATNIPLWGTFGFSELATHFFFVLVSGAIVAFPLFILWAVSSGRWMGFGDVKLVIGFGFALGAYQGLMAVLLGFIVGAVIGLLLLSIPKVMKYTPLRPLATRFTMSSEVPFAPFLIAGFFLVLFFNIDVFMLTELFYGFIV, encoded by the coding sequence ATGACATTTGAACTACTCATTTTAGCGGTACTTGGGGTCATTGTTGGAAGTTTCTTGAATGTATTTATTCTACGATTGAATACCGGACGTTCAAATTCAGGCCGAAGTGGCTGCATGAGTTGTGGAGCCCAACTTACATGGAAAGAATTAATTCCACTTTTCTCTTACGCAGCACAAAGTGGACGTTGTCGATCGTGCGGCAGCAGTATCTCTCATCAATACTGGATGGTAGAACTCTCCACTGCAGTATTATTCGTATTAGTTGGAATACAACATGTTGGTTTATTTGAGGGAGCTACATTATTATTCGTAGTTAGTTTGCTTGTAATCATCGCGGCATACGATTTTCGCCACACCATAATTCCTAATAAAATCGTCTATATTTTTCTTGCAGTAACTTTCGCAACGAACATCCCGCTGTGGGGAACATTTGGATTCTCTGAACTTGCGACTCATTTCTTTTTTGTTCTTGTAAGTGGCGCAATTGTAGCTTTCCCGTTATTTATTTTGTGGGCTGTCTCAAGTGGAAGGTGGATGGGATTTGGTGACGTTAAATTAGTCATTGGATTTGGATTTGCATTGGGAGCGTATCAGGGATTAATGGCGGTACTTCTGGGATTTATAGTAGGAGCAGTGATTGGGCTGTTACTTCTCTCTATACCAAAAGTTATGAAATACACACCGTTGAGACCGTTGGCTACTCGTTTTACAATGAGTAGCGAGGTCCCATTTGCACCATTTTTAATAGCTGGATTCTTTCTCGTGCTATTTTTCAATATTGATGTATTTATGTTAACTGAGCTCTTTTATGGTTTCATTGTATAA